A region of the Dyadobacter sp. CECT 9275 genome:
GTAAAGCATGTGCCGAAGAATGCGAAAAGCACGCTGAAATGGGTATGGATCACTGCCGGCAATGTGCAGAAGCTTGCCGACGGTGCGCTGAAGCGTGTGAGGAGATGGCCACACCGGTGTAAGGAAGATATTTTATCGAAAAAGTATAACGGATAATCCGTAATGGTTATCCGTTTTTATTTTGGATGATACGGCAATTTGGTTGGATTCCGATCATATTAAAAACTGATCCTTGTCATGTTTATATACTGTATTTTGAGGTAGATTTGTTGAAATCGTAAATATCTGATAATCAAATGAAAACGCAACAATTTATTCTTTTT
Encoded here:
- a CDS encoding four-helix bundle copper-binding protein — translated: MSLGSSFSAHLCRVCADVCKACAEECEKHAEMGMDHCRQCAEACRRCAEACEEMATPV